In Pseudomonas fakonensis, one DNA window encodes the following:
- a CDS encoding DeoR/GlpR family DNA-binding transcription regulator, which translates to MSKRNTPQRRHNILTLLNEQGEVSVDALAKRFETSEVTIRKDLAALEANGLLLRRYGGAVTMPQELLAEAVQPVSLYKQAIAKAAVERIREHARIIIDSGSTTAAMIPQLGRQPGLVVMTNSLNVARAISEQEHEPVLLMTGGTWDPHSESFQGQVAEQVLRSYDFDQLFIGADGIDLERGTTTFNELLGLSRVMAEVAREVIVMVESDKVGRKIPNLELPWGSVNTLITDDRLPTEARDRIQARGINLICAAIS; encoded by the coding sequence ATGTCGAAACGAAACACGCCCCAGCGCCGCCACAATATCCTCACCCTGCTCAACGAACAGGGCGAGGTGAGCGTCGACGCCCTGGCCAAGCGTTTCGAAACTTCCGAAGTGACCATCCGCAAGGACCTTGCCGCCCTGGAGGCCAACGGCCTGCTGCTGCGTCGCTACGGTGGGGCGGTGACCATGCCCCAGGAGCTGCTGGCCGAGGCTGTGCAACCGGTGTCGCTGTACAAGCAGGCCATCGCCAAGGCCGCCGTGGAGCGCATTCGCGAGCACGCCCGGATCATCATCGACAGTGGCAGCACCACCGCGGCGATGATCCCGCAACTGGGGCGCCAGCCCGGCCTGGTGGTGATGACCAACTCGCTCAACGTGGCCCGCGCCATCAGCGAGCAGGAACACGAGCCGGTGCTGTTGATGACCGGTGGCACCTGGGACCCGCATTCGGAGTCGTTCCAGGGCCAGGTGGCCGAGCAGGTGCTGCGCTCCTATGATTTCGACCAGCTGTTCATCGGTGCCGACGGCATCGACCTGGAGCGTGGCACCACCACCTTCAACGAGCTGCTGGGCCTGAGCCGGGTCATGGCCGAAGTGGCCCGCGAGGTGATCGTGATGGTCGAGTCCGACAAGGTCGGGCGCAAGATCCCCAACCTCGAGCTGCCCTGGGGCAGCGTCAATACCCTTATTACCGATGATCGCCTGCCCACGGAGGCACGCGACCGCATTCAAGCCCGCGGCATCAACCTGATCTGCGCCGCTATCAGCTAG
- the glmS gene encoding glutamine--fructose-6-phosphate transaminase (isomerizing), with protein MCGIVGAVAERNITAILIEGLKRLEYRGYDSAGLAVLTQQGLERRRRIGKVAELQAAVTADPLAGQLGIAHTRWATHGAPTEGNAHPHFSGHEVAVVHNGIIENHEELRDELKGLGYVFASQTDTEVIVHLLHHLLKTTPDLTEALKAAVKRLHGAYGLAVINANQPDRLVAARSGSPLVIGLGLGENFLASDQLALRQVTDRFMYLEEGDIAEIRRDQVLVWDQAGKPVQRETVQHSEGAEAADKGQYRHFMLKEIHEQPSVVQRTLEGRLGKDHVMVQAFGPQAAELFAKVRNVQIVACGTSYHAGMVARYWLESLAGIPCQVEVASEFRYRKVVVQPDTLFVSISQSGETADTLAALRNAKELGFLGSLAICNVGISSLVRESDLTLLTLAGPEIGVASTKAFTTQLVSLMLLTLALGQVRGTLEHGVEAELVEELRRLPTRLGEALAMDQVVEKTAELFADKHHTLFLGRGAQYPVAMEGALKLKEISYIHAEAYPAGELKHGPLALVDSDMPVVTVAPNNELLEKLKSNLQEVRARGGELVVFADEQAGMSNGEGTHVIKVPHIIDALAPILYTIPLQLLSYYVAVLKGTDVDQPRNLAKSVTVE; from the coding sequence ATGTGTGGAATCGTGGGTGCCGTTGCCGAACGCAACATCACAGCCATTCTGATCGAAGGCCTCAAGCGCCTGGAATACCGTGGCTACGACAGCGCCGGCCTGGCCGTGCTGACCCAGCAGGGCCTGGAGCGCCGCCGGCGCATTGGCAAGGTCGCCGAGCTGCAGGCCGCAGTCACCGCCGACCCGCTGGCGGGCCAGCTGGGCATCGCCCACACCCGTTGGGCCACCCACGGCGCGCCGACCGAAGGCAACGCCCACCCGCATTTCTCCGGCCATGAAGTGGCGGTGGTGCACAACGGCATCATCGAGAACCACGAAGAGCTGCGTGACGAGCTCAAGGGCCTGGGCTACGTGTTCGCCTCGCAGACCGACACCGAGGTGATCGTGCACCTGCTGCACCACCTGCTCAAGACCACCCCGGACCTGACCGAAGCCCTCAAGGCCGCAGTCAAGCGCCTGCACGGCGCCTACGGTCTGGCGGTGATCAACGCCAACCAGCCCGACCGTCTGGTCGCCGCCCGCAGTGGCAGCCCGCTGGTGATCGGCCTGGGCCTGGGCGAGAACTTCCTGGCCTCCGACCAGCTGGCCCTGCGCCAGGTCACCGACCGTTTCATGTACCTCGAAGAAGGCGATATCGCCGAGATCCGCCGTGACCAGGTGCTGGTCTGGGACCAGGCCGGCAAGCCGGTGCAGCGCGAGACCGTGCAGCACAGCGAAGGCGCCGAAGCCGCCGACAAGGGCCAGTACCGCCACTTCATGCTCAAGGAAATCCACGAGCAGCCCTCGGTGGTGCAGCGCACCCTGGAAGGCCGCCTGGGCAAGGACCATGTGATGGTCCAGGCCTTCGGCCCGCAGGCTGCCGAGCTGTTCGCCAAGGTGCGCAACGTGCAGATTGTCGCCTGCGGTACCAGCTACCACGCCGGCATGGTTGCCCGTTACTGGCTGGAAAGCCTGGCCGGCATCCCGTGCCAGGTCGAAGTGGCCAGCGAGTTCCGCTACCGCAAGGTGGTGGTGCAGCCAGACACCCTGTTCGTGTCCATTTCGCAATCCGGTGAAACCGCCGACACCCTGGCCGCCCTGCGCAACGCCAAGGAACTGGGCTTCCTCGGCAGCCTGGCGATCTGCAACGTCGGCATCAGCTCGCTGGTGCGCGAGTCCGACCTGACCCTGCTGACCTTGGCCGGCCCGGAAATCGGCGTGGCCTCCACCAAGGCCTTCACCACCCAGCTGGTATCGCTGATGCTGCTGACCCTGGCCCTGGGCCAGGTGCGTGGCACCCTGGAACATGGCGTCGAGGCCGAACTGGTAGAAGAGCTGCGCCGCCTGCCGACCCGCCTGGGCGAGGCCTTGGCCATGGACCAGGTGGTGGAGAAAACCGCCGAGCTGTTCGCTGACAAGCACCACACCCTGTTCCTCGGCCGTGGCGCCCAGTACCCGGTGGCGATGGAAGGCGCGCTGAAGCTCAAGGAGATCTCCTACATCCACGCCGAAGCCTACCCGGCCGGCGAGCTCAAGCACGGCCCGCTGGCGCTGGTGGACAGCGATATGCCGGTGGTCACCGTGGCGCCGAACAACGAGCTGCTGGAAAAGCTCAAGTCCAACCTGCAGGAAGTGCGTGCCCGTGGCGGTGAGCTGGTGGTGTTCGCTGATGAGCAGGCCGGCATGAGCAACGGCGAAGGCACCCATGTGATCAAGGTACCGCACATCATCGATGCCCTGGCGCCGATTCTGTACACCATCCCGCTGCAACTGCTGTCGTACTACGTGGCGGTGCTCAAGGGAACTGATGTGGACCAACCGCGTAACCTTGCGAAGTCGGTAACTGTGGAGTAA
- the atpB gene encoding F0F1 ATP synthase subunit A, producing the protein MAEETASGYIQHHLQNLTYGQLPDGSWGLAHSAAEAKAMGFWAFHLDTLGWSVALGLIFLFIFRMAAKKATSGQPGALQNFVEVLVDFVHGSVKDSFHGRSPVIAPLALTIFVWVFLMNAIDLVPVDWIPQLAILISGDPHIPFRAVSTTDPNATLGMALSVFALIIFYSIKVKGIGGFIGELTLHPFGSKNIFVQILLIPVNFLLEFVTLIAKPISLALRLFGNMYAGELVFILIAVMFGTGILWLSGLGVVLQWAWAVFHILIITLQAFIFMMLTIVYLSMAHEDNH; encoded by the coding sequence ATGGCAGAAGAAACCGCTTCGGGTTATATCCAGCACCACTTGCAGAACCTGACCTACGGTCAACTACCAGACGGCAGCTGGGGCTTGGCCCATTCGGCTGCAGAAGCCAAGGCAATGGGCTTCTGGGCGTTCCACCTGGACACCCTGGGCTGGTCCGTTGCGCTGGGTCTGATCTTCCTGTTCATCTTCCGCATGGCGGCCAAGAAGGCGACTTCCGGCCAGCCCGGTGCCCTGCAGAACTTCGTCGAAGTGCTGGTGGACTTCGTCCACGGCAGCGTGAAGGACTCCTTCCATGGCCGCAGCCCGGTGATCGCCCCGCTGGCGCTGACCATCTTCGTCTGGGTCTTCCTGATGAACGCCATCGACCTGGTTCCGGTCGACTGGATTCCTCAGCTGGCCATCCTGATCTCCGGTGACCCGCACATTCCGTTCCGCGCGGTATCGACCACCGACCCGAACGCCACCCTGGGCATGGCCCTGAGCGTGTTCGCGCTGATCATCTTCTACAGCATCAAGGTCAAGGGCATCGGCGGCTTCATCGGCGAGCTGACCCTGCACCCGTTCGGCAGCAAGAACATCTTCGTTCAGATCCTGCTGATCCCGGTGAACTTCCTGCTCGAATTCGTCACCCTGATCGCCAAGCCGATCTCGCTGGCACTGCGTCTGTTCGGCAACATGTACGCCGGCGAGCTGGTGTTCATCCTGATCGCCGTGATGTTCGGTACTGGCATCCTCTGGCTCAGCGGCCTGGGTGTGGTGCTGCAGTGGGCGTGGGCTGTGTTCCACATCCTGATCATCACCCTGCAAGCTTTCATCTTCATGATGCTGACCATCGTCTACCTGTCGATGGCCCACGAAGATAACCATTAA
- the atpA gene encoding F0F1 ATP synthase subunit alpha, which produces MQQLNPSEISEIIKGRIDNLDVGSQARNEGTVVSVSDGIVRIHGLADVMYGEMIEFPGSVFGMALNLEQDSVGAVILGAYDTLAEGMSAKCTGRILEVPVGKELLGRVVDALGNPIDGKGPLGNTQTDAVEKVAPGVIWRKSVDQPVQTGYKSVDAMIPVGRGQRELIIGDRQIGKTAMAIDAIINQKDSGIFCVYVAVGQKRSTVANIVRKLEEAGALANTIVVVASASESAALQFLAPYAGCTMGEFFRDRGEDALIVYDDLSKQAVAYRQISLLLRRPPGREAYPGDVFYLHSRLLERASRVSEEYVEKFTNGAVTGKTGSLTALPIIETQAGDVSAFVPTNVISITDGQIFLESAMFNSGIRPAVNAGVSVSRVGGAAQTKIIKKLSGGIRTALAQYRELAAFAQFASDLDEATRKQLEHGQRVTELMKQKQYAPMSIADMALSLYAAERGFLTDVEVSKVGSFEQALIAFFNRDHAELMAKINVKGDFNDEIDAGMKAGIEKFKATQTW; this is translated from the coding sequence ATGCAGCAACTCAATCCTTCCGAAATTAGTGAAATCATCAAGGGCCGCATCGACAACCTCGATGTCGGCTCCCAAGCCCGTAACGAAGGTACCGTTGTTTCGGTATCCGACGGTATCGTGCGGATCCACGGTCTGGCCGACGTCATGTACGGCGAAATGATCGAGTTCCCTGGCAGCGTGTTCGGCATGGCACTGAACCTGGAGCAAGACTCCGTAGGTGCAGTGATCCTGGGTGCCTATGACACCCTCGCCGAAGGCATGAGCGCCAAGTGCACCGGCCGTATCCTGGAAGTTCCGGTTGGTAAGGAACTGCTGGGCCGCGTCGTTGACGCACTGGGCAACCCGATCGACGGCAAAGGTCCTCTGGGCAACACCCAGACCGACGCGGTCGAAAAAGTAGCCCCGGGCGTGATCTGGCGTAAGTCGGTAGACCAGCCTGTACAGACTGGCTACAAGTCCGTCGACGCCATGATCCCTGTCGGCCGTGGCCAGCGCGAGCTGATCATCGGTGACCGTCAGATCGGCAAGACCGCCATGGCCATCGACGCCATCATCAACCAGAAAGACTCCGGTATTTTCTGTGTTTATGTTGCTGTCGGCCAGAAGCGTTCCACCGTTGCCAACATCGTTCGCAAGCTGGAAGAAGCCGGCGCCCTGGCCAACACCATCGTGGTCGTTGCCAGTGCCTCGGAATCCGCCGCACTGCAGTTCCTGGCGCCATACGCCGGCTGCACCATGGGCGAGTTCTTCCGTGACCGCGGTGAAGACGCCCTGATCGTTTACGATGACCTGTCCAAGCAGGCCGTTGCCTACCGTCAGATCTCCCTGCTGCTGCGCCGTCCACCAGGACGTGAAGCGTACCCAGGCGACGTGTTCTATCTCCACTCCCGTCTGCTGGAGCGTGCATCGCGCGTTTCGGAAGAGTACGTCGAGAAGTTCACCAACGGCGCAGTCACCGGCAAAACCGGTTCCCTGACCGCTCTGCCGATCATCGAAACCCAGGCTGGCGACGTTTCCGCGTTCGTTCCGACCAACGTGATCTCGATCACCGACGGTCAGATCTTCCTGGAATCGGCCATGTTCAACTCGGGCATCCGCCCTGCAGTGAACGCCGGTGTTTCGGTATCCCGCGTAGGTGGTGCCGCTCAGACCAAGATCATCAAGAAACTGTCCGGTGGTATCCGTACCGCTCTGGCTCAGTACCGTGAACTGGCGGCATTCGCCCAGTTCGCTTCCGATCTGGACGAAGCGACCCGCAAGCAGCTGGAGCATGGTCAGCGCGTTACCGAGCTGATGAAGCAGAAGCAGTACGCGCCAATGTCGATCGCCGACATGGCCCTGTCGCTGTACGCCGCTGAGCGTGGTTTCCTGACTGACGTAGAAGTCTCCAAGGTCGGCAGCTTCGAGCAAGCGCTGATCGCCTTCTTCAACCGTGATCACGCCGAACTGATGGCCAAGATCAACGTGAAGGGTGACTTCAACGACGAAATCGACGCTGGCATGAAAGCCGGTATCGAGAAGTTCAAGGCCACCCAGACCTGGTAA
- the atpD gene encoding F0F1 ATP synthase subunit beta, with the protein MSSGRIVQIIGAVIDVEFPRDVVPSVYNALKVQGAETTLEVQQQLGDGVVRTIAMGSTEGLKRGLDVVDTGAAISVPVGKATLGRIMDVLGNPIDEAGPIGEEERRGIHQPAPSFADQAGGNDLLETGIKVIDLVCPFAKGGKVGLFGGAGVGKTVNMMELIRNIAMEHSGYSVFAGVGERTREGNDFYHEMKDSNVLDKVALVYGQMNEPPGNRLRVALTGLTMAEKFRDEGNDVLLFVDNIYRYTLAGTEVSALLGRMPSAVGYQPTLAEEMGVLQERITSTKEGSITSVQAVYVPADDLTDPSPATTFAHLDATVVLSRDIASLGIYPAVDPLDSTSRQLDPNVIGNEHYDTARGVQYVLQRYKELKDIIAILGMDELSETDKQLVARARKIQRFLSQPFFVAEVFTGSPGKYVSLKDTIAGFSGILKGDYDHLPEQAFYMVGSIDEAIEKAKKL; encoded by the coding sequence ATGAGTAGCGGACGTATCGTTCAAATCATCGGCGCCGTCATCGACGTGGAATTCCCACGTGACGTCGTGCCGAGTGTTTACAACGCGCTGAAAGTACAAGGCGCGGAAACCACCCTGGAAGTTCAGCAGCAGCTGGGCGACGGCGTGGTTCGTACCATTGCGATGGGCTCGACCGAAGGCCTGAAGCGCGGTCTGGATGTCGTTGACACCGGCGCTGCCATTTCCGTTCCTGTTGGTAAGGCCACCCTCGGCCGTATCATGGACGTACTGGGCAACCCGATCGACGAAGCCGGCCCGATCGGCGAAGAAGAGCGTCGCGGTATCCACCAGCCAGCGCCTTCGTTCGCTGACCAGGCAGGCGGCAACGACCTGCTGGAAACCGGCATCAAGGTTATCGACCTGGTTTGCCCGTTCGCCAAGGGTGGTAAGGTTGGTCTGTTCGGTGGTGCCGGTGTCGGCAAGACCGTAAACATGATGGAACTGATCCGTAACATCGCCATGGAACACAGCGGTTACTCCGTGTTCGCTGGTGTGGGTGAGCGTACTCGTGAGGGTAACGACTTCTACCACGAGATGAAGGACTCCAACGTTCTCGACAAGGTAGCGCTGGTCTACGGTCAGATGAACGAGCCACCAGGAAACCGTCTGCGCGTAGCGCTGACCGGCCTGACCATGGCTGAGAAGTTCCGTGACGAAGGTAACGACGTTCTGCTGTTCGTCGACAACATCTATCGTTACACCCTGGCCGGTACCGAAGTATCCGCACTGCTGGGCCGTATGCCTTCGGCAGTAGGTTACCAGCCGACCCTGGCCGAAGAGATGGGTGTTCTGCAAGAGCGCATCACTTCGACCAAAGAAGGCTCGATCACCTCCGTCCAGGCCGTATACGTACCTGCGGACGACCTGACCGACCCGTCGCCAGCCACCACCTTCGCCCACCTGGACGCCACCGTCGTTCTGTCCCGTGACATCGCCTCCCTGGGTATCTACCCGGCGGTCGACCCACTGGACTCGACTTCGCGCCAGCTGGACCCGAACGTGATCGGCAACGAGCACTACGACACCGCGCGTGGCGTTCAGTATGTTCTGCAGCGCTACAAAGAGCTGAAAGACATCATCGCGATCCTGGGTATGGACGAACTGTCCGAGACCGACAAGCAACTGGTAGCCCGCGCTCGTAAGATCCAGCGCTTCCTGTCGCAGCCGTTCTTCGTGGCCGAAGTCTTCACCGGTTCGCCAGGCAAGTACGTGTCGCTCAAGGACACCATCGCAGGCTTCAGCGGCATCCTCAAAGGTGACTACGACCACCTGCCAGAACAAGCGTTCTACATGGTCGGCAGCATCGACGAAGCGATCGAGAAAGCCAAGAAACTGTAA
- the atpG gene encoding F0F1 ATP synthase subunit gamma: MAGAKEIRSKIASIKSTQKITSAMEKVAVSKMRKAQMRMAASRPYAERIRQVIGHLANANPEYRHPFMIERPVKRAGYIVVSSDRGLCGGLNTNLFKALVKDMSVNREQGVEIDLCVIGSKGATFFRIFGGNVVAAISHLGEEPSINDLIGSVKVMLDAYLDGRIDRLSVVSNKFINTMTQKPTVEQLVPLVATPDQDLKHHWDYLYEPDAKELLDGLMVRYVESQVYQAVVENNAAEQAARMIAMKNATDNAGDLIKELQLIYNKARQAAITQEISEIVGGAAAV, from the coding sequence ATGGCAGGCGCAAAAGAGATTCGCAGTAAGATTGCGAGCATCAAAAGCACGCAAAAAATTACCAGCGCCATGGAGAAAGTGGCGGTCAGCAAGATGCGCAAGGCACAAATGCGCATGGCTGCTAGCCGTCCTTACGCGGAGCGTATCCGCCAGGTGATCGGTCATCTGGCCAACGCCAACCCGGAATACCGCCACCCGTTCATGATCGAGCGCCCTGTAAAGCGCGCCGGTTATATCGTGGTGAGCAGTGACCGTGGTCTGTGCGGTGGCTTGAATACCAACCTGTTCAAGGCCCTGGTCAAGGACATGAGCGTAAACCGCGAACAGGGCGTGGAAATCGACCTGTGCGTGATCGGCAGCAAGGGTGCGACTTTCTTCCGCATCTTTGGCGGCAACGTCGTAGCCGCGATCAGCCACCTGGGCGAAGAGCCATCGATCAACGATCTGATCGGCTCCGTCAAAGTGATGCTGGACGCCTACCTGGACGGCCGTATCGATCGCCTTTCGGTGGTTTCGAACAAGTTCATCAACACCATGACCCAAAAACCGACGGTAGAGCAATTGGTACCGTTGGTGGCAACCCCGGATCAGGATCTCAAGCATCACTGGGATTACCTGTACGAACCCGACGCAAAAGAGCTGCTGGACGGCTTGATGGTGCGTTACGTGGAGTCGCAGGTTTACCAGGCGGTGGTCGAGAACAACGCTGCTGAACAAGCGGCCCGGATGATCGCCATGAAGAACGCCACAGACAACGCCGGTGATTTGATCAAAGAGCTGCAATTGATCTACAACAAGGCGCGTCAGGCTGCGATCACCCAGGAGATCTCGGAAATCGTCGGCGGCGCTGCCGCGGTTTAA
- a CDS encoding F0F1 ATP synthase subunit B, producing MNINATLIGQSVAFLIFVLFCMKYVWPPVITALQERQKKIADGLDAANRAARDLELAQEKAGQQLREAKAQAAEIIEQSKKRAAQLVDEAREQARVEADRVKAQAQAEIEQELNSVKDALRAQVGALAVGGAEKILGATIDQNAHAELVNKLAAEI from the coding sequence GTGAACATTAATGCAACCCTGATTGGCCAATCCGTTGCCTTCCTGATTTTTGTACTCTTCTGCATGAAGTATGTATGGCCTCCGGTCATCACTGCCCTGCAAGAGCGCCAAAAGAAGATTGCAGACGGCTTGGACGCTGCCAACCGCGCAGCTCGCGACCTGGAGCTGGCCCAAGAGAAAGCGGGTCAGCAACTGCGTGAAGCGAAAGCACAGGCAGCCGAAATCATTGAGCAAAGCAAGAAACGCGCTGCTCAGCTTGTAGACGAGGCCCGTGAACAGGCTCGCGTCGAAGCTGACCGTGTGAAGGCTCAGGCTCAAGCCGAGATCGAACAGGAACTGAACAGCGTCAAAGACGCCCTGCGTGCCCAAGTGGGTGCCCTGGCCGTTGGCGGTGCTGAAAAGATCCTTGGCGCCACAATCGATCAAAACGCGCATGCGGAGCTGGTTAACAAACTGGCCGCTGAAATTTAA
- a CDS encoding F0F1 ATP synthase subunit delta codes for MAELTTLARPYAKAAFEHAQAHQQLANWSAMLGLAAAVSQDDTMQRLLKAPQLTSANKAAAFIEVCGDKFNAQAQNFIHVAAENDRLLLLPEIAALFDLYKAEQEKSVDVEVTSAFALNQEQQDKLAKVLSARLGQEVRLHASEDASLIGGVVIRAGDLVIDGSVRGKIAKLAEALKS; via the coding sequence ATGGCAGAACTGACCACGTTGGCCCGACCTTACGCTAAGGCTGCCTTCGAGCACGCCCAGGCCCATCAGCAACTGGCCAATTGGTCAGCCATGCTCGGCCTGGCTGCTGCGGTGTCGCAAGACGACACCATGCAGCGCCTGCTCAAGGCCCCGCAACTGACTAGCGCAAACAAGGCCGCCGCATTCATTGAAGTGTGCGGTGACAAGTTCAATGCTCAGGCACAGAATTTCATTCATGTTGCCGCGGAAAACGACCGTCTCCTGCTGTTGCCGGAGATTGCCGCTCTGTTCGACCTGTACAAGGCCGAGCAAGAGAAATCCGTGGACGTGGAAGTCACCAGTGCTTTTGCGTTGAACCAAGAACAGCAAGACAAACTCGCCAAGGTTCTCAGTGCACGGTTAGGCCAGGAAGTGCGCCTGCACGCGTCGGAGGATGCCAGCCTGATCGGCGGCGTCGTCATCCGCGCCGGCGACCTGGTAATCGATGGCTCGGTTCGCGGCAAGATCGCGAAACTGGCCGAAGCATTGAAATCTTGA
- the glmU gene encoding bifunctional UDP-N-acetylglucosamine diphosphorylase/glucosamine-1-phosphate N-acetyltransferase GlmU: protein MSLDIVILAAGQGTRMRSALPKVLHPVAGNSMLGHVIHSARQLQPKGIHVVIGHGAELVRERLAADDLNFVLQDKQLGTGHAVAQALPAISADTVLVLYGDVPLIEVDTLQRLLAKVSASQLGLLTVNLADPTGYGRIVRDAQGQVQAIVEHKDATEAQKAIQEGNTGILAMPAARLADWMGRLSNNNAQGEYYLTDVIAMAVADGLVVATEQPHDAMEVQGANDRRQLAELERHYQLREGRRLMAQGVTLRDPARFDVRGEVSVGRDVLIDINVILEGKVVIEDDVQIGPNCVIKDSTLRKGAIIKANTHLDGAVMGEGSDAGPFARLRPGSVLEAKAHVGNFVELKNARLGEGAKAGHLTYLGDAEIGARSNIGAGTITCNYDGANKFKTVMGEDVFIGSNNSLVAPVEIQTGATTAAGSTITQAVPAGQLGVARARQRNIEGWKRPEKIKKS from the coding sequence ATGTCCCTCGATATCGTCATTCTCGCCGCAGGCCAAGGCACCCGCATGCGTTCTGCGCTGCCCAAGGTGCTGCACCCGGTGGCCGGCAATTCCATGCTCGGCCATGTTATCCACAGCGCCCGCCAGCTGCAGCCCAAGGGTATCCACGTGGTCATCGGCCACGGCGCGGAGCTGGTGCGCGAGCGCCTGGCTGCCGATGACCTGAACTTCGTCCTGCAGGACAAGCAGCTGGGTACCGGCCACGCCGTGGCCCAGGCCCTGCCGGCCATCAGCGCCGACACCGTGCTGGTGCTGTACGGCGATGTACCGCTGATCGAGGTGGACACCCTGCAGCGCCTGCTGGCCAAGGTCAGCGCCAGCCAGCTCGGCCTGCTGACCGTGAACCTCGCCGACCCCACCGGCTACGGTCGTATCGTGCGTGACGCCCAGGGCCAGGTGCAGGCGATCGTCGAGCACAAGGATGCCACCGAGGCGCAGAAGGCAATCCAGGAAGGCAACACCGGTATCCTCGCCATGCCCGCCGCACGCCTGGCCGACTGGATGGGCCGGCTGTCCAACAACAACGCCCAGGGCGAGTACTACCTCACCGACGTGATCGCCATGGCCGTGGCCGATGGCCTGGTGGTGGCCACCGAGCAGCCCCACGACGCCATGGAAGTGCAGGGCGCCAACGACCGCCGCCAGCTGGCGGAGCTTGAACGCCATTACCAGTTGCGCGAAGGCCGCCGCCTGATGGCCCAGGGCGTCACCCTGCGCGACCCGGCACGCTTCGATGTGCGCGGCGAGGTGAGCGTTGGCCGCGACGTGCTGATCGACATCAACGTGATTCTCGAAGGCAAGGTGGTCATCGAGGACGATGTGCAGATCGGCCCCAACTGCGTGATCAAGGACAGCACCCTGCGCAAGGGCGCGATCATCAAGGCCAACACCCACCTGGATGGCGCGGTGATGGGCGAGGGCAGCGATGCCGGCCCGTTCGCCCGCCTGCGCCCGGGCAGCGTGCTGGAGGCCAAGGCCCATGTGGGTAACTTCGTCGAGCTGAAGAACGCCCGCCTGGGCGAAGGCGCCAAGGCCGGCCACCTGACCTACCTGGGCGATGCCGAAATCGGCGCGCGCAGCAACATCGGCGCCGGCACCATCACCTGCAACTACGATGGCGCCAACAAGTTCAAGACCGTCATGGGCGAGGACGTGTTCATCGGCTCCAACAACTCGCTGGTGGCGCCTGTGGAAATCCAGACCGGGGCTACCACAGCCGCAGGTTCGACCATCACCCAGGCGGTGCCGGCCGGGCAGTTGGGCGTAGCCCGCGCCCGTCAGCGCAACATCGAAGGCTGGAAGCGGCCAGAGAAAATCAAAAAGAGCTAA
- the atpE gene encoding F0F1 ATP synthase subunit C → METVVGLTAIAVALLIGLGALGTAIGFGLLGGKFLEGAARQPEMVPMLQVKMFIVAGLLDAVTMIGVGIALFFTFANPFVGQIAG, encoded by the coding sequence ATGGAAACTGTAGTTGGTCTGACCGCTATCGCTGTTGCTCTGCTGATCGGCCTGGGTGCTCTGGGTACCGCCATTGGTTTCGGCCTGCTGGGCGGCAAGTTCCTGGAAGGCGCTGCTCGCCAGCCAGAAATGGTTCCAATGCTGCAGGTCAAAATGTTCATCGTTGCCGGTCTGCTCGACGCCGTAACCATGATCGGTGTTGGTATCGCTCTGTTCTTCACCTTCGCGAATCCGTTCGTTGGTCAAATCGCCGGCTAA
- a CDS encoding F0F1 ATP synthase subunit epsilon: MAMTVHCDIVSAEGEIFSGLVEMVVAHGNLGDLGIAPGHAPLITNLKPGPITLTKQGGTQEVFYISGGFLEVQPNMVKVLADTVQRAADLDEAQAQEALKAAENALNTKGSDFDYSAAAARLAEAAAQLRTVQQMRRGK, from the coding sequence ATGGCTATGACAGTCCATTGCGACATCGTCAGCGCGGAAGGAGAGATCTTCTCCGGCCTGGTCGAGATGGTAGTTGCGCACGGTAACCTGGGTGATCTTGGTATCGCTCCGGGCCACGCGCCGCTGATCACCAATCTCAAGCCTGGTCCGATCACGCTGACCAAGCAGGGTGGCACTCAAGAGGTGTTCTACATCTCCGGTGGCTTCCTCGAAGTGCAGCCGAACATGGTCAAGGTTCTTGCCGACACCGTGCAACGTGCTGCCGACCTGGACGAAGCACAAGCTCAGGAAGCCCTCAAGGCTGCCGAGAACGCGCTGAACACCAAGGGCTCGGACTTCGACTACAGCGCTGCTGCTGCACGTCTGGCCGAGGCCGCAGCTCAGCTGCGTACTGTCCAGCAAATGCGCAGAGGCAAGTAA